GGTCGCGTAGGAAGCTGAGCAGCTTGGAGGGGGTGATCGGTCTGACGAAATTCTCGTCAATCCCGGCCTTCAGCAGATCGATAAATCGACTTTCCGCACCAGGGCCAATCAACCCGACGGTCGTAATCCCGAATGTCCGCGGCTCCTGCTTCAGCTTTACACAGGCTGCGGGAGCCCAATTTTCTCCCGATCGACAATCAAGAAGAATGGCTCCGACATCGTACTCGCCTGCAAAATGGACGATCTCCTCGACCCCGGAACCAAGAATGACCTGATATCCCTCGGATTCCAGGATGTGGACGAGTAGCAGATAGTAATCCGCATCGGTCGAACCGATCAGGATCTGCGGTCGCGCGGAATTCAAAGACCTCTCCTCTATTGCGCAGCGTCAGTTGTGATCTGATCCCTCGTGAGGACCTGCATCGTCCTCTGTGGGCGGTGTGGCCGCTTGCGATAAATCGGCAGAAGGCGCTGTTCCACGCCGTGCCACCTCAAGCAGCGAAGTTGTGGTGCACATGTGTTCCTGGCGACAGGCAGCAGCGTGAACCCGATTAAGGCTCGCGGCGTCGGCAGGAAGCACGCCTGCTACGGCCATCGTGCTGCCGATGGGACACGGCCGACCAAGACGTTGCATCGGCCAGCCGGCGCGTTTCAAAATGCGCTCGAACCGCAGGTCCGTTGCCGTGACGATTTCATAATAGCCGTTCGCCATCGACCACTCGATGATGCCGGCAAACATCTCAAGCGTCGTCCCATGGAGAACTGCCCCCGTCCTGCCCTCGTCGAGCGCCGTGTCGACGCAAAAGCGCGAGCTTTCGACCATGCCTGGATGGGCTTCGAGCCGTCGCGATGAGAGGAGCTGCGGAAATGTATTGGCGAGCATCGTCGGCCCAGTAGCCGGGAGGAGCCTCGCGCAGCCCGCCACTGCACCTGTGGTAGAAACGGCCAGGATATAGGTGGGATTGAATTGATCGTAAGCATCGGCCTCACGATCGTCCCTTATGTCTACATCCCAGTCCAGTCTGTCGCCAAAGACTCGCGCACGCAACCGATGCATCGAGTCGATCAAGTCAGCAAATTCTCCGCGCGCTGCGGCCGGGACAGCTAGTATCTCCATCTCCATTCTCCGAAGAAAACCTGCTTCAGACCACTGGACACGAGTTTCCGCGCTTAGGCGACTAATAGAATTAGTAGTCGAGCGCTCGTCCAAAGCGTGCATGAATATCGCACGTATGAGTTGTCATACATCAGCGGTCTGTATCGAAAAACCGTGCACGAGCGTGCAGAGCCAAGGTGGCGAAGCCGCCGAGAGCCGAAATTGATAATTCAATGCGCGCGAGGATTTGCAGCAAGGAGTGCCGATGTACAAGCATACCGCAGAAGCCTTCGTACCAGTCCAGAATGCGGAACAGGGCGTAAGCGAGGTCTTCGCCCGTTACCGCGAATACTGGAGCCCGATCGGCGCCACGGGGGTCGATCGGTCGCTGGACTTCGGTGACGCACGCGTGACGCTAAGGCCGACGGACGAGGGCTTGCATTTTCGGATAGACGCGCAGGACACCCTCGCCTTTTACGGTATCTGGACGCTTTTGCAGGTGGCCTTGGCCGCGCTACCGGAATTTACAGGTAAAGACGTTGGGTGGCACCCGGCCGGCCGGTTCCCGTGTCTGTCAAAGGTTTTTCCGTAGAATTCTATCACCTGATTCATAAACCGGAGCGTGATAAAAGTCTAAAGCTGGTGACGATGTCGCTGCGGAAATAATCGCGCTGCAGTCGCAGCCTGTGGCAACAAGGCAACAGAAATATTTCGTTGTGTCGAAGAGCCAGTGGGCTGCAATGACGCTTTCAATTATTACCGCCTCGCGCGACGAACTGCCGCGACTCTTTGAGGGATGTTGATGCCGCGCCAGGCGGCAAGGACCGGCTGCCGAGACACCTGAGTGGATGAAGCTCTTTGAATTGCCTCTACCGCTCGACACCACGACCCCGATTGACCGCCTGTCGTTGGCGCTCGGAAACGATCTTCTGGCCGCGATCTGCCCGCACGATCTGCTGAAGAACCTTCAACT
The nucleotide sequence above comes from Ensifer adhaerens. Encoded proteins:
- the rctB gene encoding SMa0974 family conjugal transfer regulator; amino-acid sequence: MYKHTAEAFVPVQNAEQGVSEVFARYREYWSPIGATGVDRSLDFGDARVTLRPTDEGLHFRIDAQDTLAFYGIWTLLQVALAALPEFTGKDVGWHPAGRFPCLSKVFP